A part of Myxococcus landrumus genomic DNA contains:
- a CDS encoding DUF4336 domain-containing protein, with product MTSGDRATAAASVEWSDGIRLYTPLSTLKPLADDLWMVDGPVARMSIGPVTLPFPTRMVVVRRRTGGLWVWSPTAPTPELFAEVDALGPVEHLVSPNRLHYMAIPAWKARYPEATAWASPGVRERARSQGIDVAFDADLGDEAPSAWAEDLHQLIFRGSRYIEEVVFFHRASSTLIVADMVLALEPERIQPRFRWLLSLGGAMWPGQTPREVQVTAWGRKARARECFQRMMDWKPRRVVVGHGRCYQDDAPARLERAFSWLR from the coding sequence ATGACATCTGGAGATCGCGCGACTGCTGCTGCTTCCGTGGAGTGGTCCGACGGAATCCGTCTCTACACGCCGCTTTCGACCCTCAAGCCGCTGGCGGATGACCTCTGGATGGTGGACGGGCCGGTGGCCAGGATGAGCATCGGTCCGGTGACGCTGCCGTTCCCCACGCGGATGGTGGTGGTCCGGCGGCGGACCGGGGGCTTGTGGGTGTGGTCTCCCACGGCACCGACTCCGGAGCTGTTCGCGGAAGTCGACGCGCTGGGGCCGGTGGAGCACCTCGTCTCGCCCAACCGGCTCCACTACATGGCCATCCCTGCATGGAAGGCGCGCTACCCGGAGGCGACGGCGTGGGCCTCGCCGGGTGTCCGTGAGCGCGCCCGTTCGCAGGGCATCGACGTGGCTTTCGATGCGGACCTGGGAGATGAGGCCCCGTCAGCGTGGGCGGAGGACCTCCACCAGCTCATCTTCCGAGGCAGCCGCTACATCGAAGAGGTCGTGTTCTTCCACAGGGCGTCCTCGACGCTGATTGTCGCGGACATGGTCCTCGCGCTCGAGCCTGAGCGCATCCAGCCTCGCTTCCGCTGGCTGTTGTCCTTGGGTGGGGCGATGTGGCCAGGGCAGACGCCACGCGAGGTCCAGGTGACAGCGTGGGGGCGCAAGGCGAGGGCGCGTGAGTGCTTTCAGAGGATGATGGATTGGAAGCCACGGCGCGTCGTGGTGGGCCATGGCCGTTGCTACCAGGATGACGCACCCGCCCGACTCGAGCGCGCATTCTCCTGGTTGCGCTGA
- the hutH gene encoding histidine ammonia-lyase yields the protein MSRPRILIDGDTLTLEQILQVARNEVTVELAPEAAARVRASRALVDKVAAGDTPSYGINTGFGTLAEVRIDKKDLRDLQRNLILSHACGVGTPLPHGEARALLLLRCNVLAKGYSGIRPETLALALDMLNRDVVPVVPERGSVGASGDLAPLAHLALVFIGEGEAFHQGQRLPARQALERAGLQPVILEAKEGLALVNGTQAMCAVGTLLQLRAESLASLADVAGAMTLEGLLGSHKPFIPEIHDVRAHPGQKDCAAHLRRILKNSELVETHVNCSKVQDPYSLRCMPQVHGAAREGLSFARRILEVEVNSATDNPLVFTETERIVSGGNFHGQPISLAMDVVAMALTQLSSISERRVEQLVNPALSGLPAFLAKNSGLNSGFMIAQVTSAALVAESRVLSHPASVDSIPSSAGREDHVSMGMTAALKGRQVSDFTRSCLAIEMLVAAQALDFRLPVKPGKGALAAYELIRSKVPHMDRDRELHKDIEAVSQLVDSGAIIEAVRSATA from the coding sequence ATGTCGCGCCCTCGAATCTTGATTGACGGTGACACCCTGACGCTGGAGCAGATCCTCCAGGTCGCTCGCAACGAAGTCACCGTGGAGCTGGCCCCGGAGGCCGCCGCCCGCGTTCGTGCCTCTCGCGCCCTCGTCGACAAGGTCGCCGCGGGAGACACCCCGTCCTACGGCATCAACACCGGCTTCGGCACCCTGGCCGAAGTGCGCATCGACAAGAAGGACCTCAGGGACCTGCAACGCAACCTCATCCTCTCTCACGCCTGCGGTGTCGGTACGCCCCTGCCCCACGGCGAGGCCCGCGCGTTGTTGCTCCTTCGTTGCAACGTGCTCGCCAAGGGCTACTCCGGCATCCGTCCGGAGACGCTCGCGCTGGCGCTGGACATGCTCAACCGGGACGTCGTCCCCGTCGTCCCCGAGCGCGGCAGCGTGGGCGCGTCGGGCGACCTGGCGCCCCTGGCCCACCTGGCGCTCGTGTTCATCGGCGAGGGCGAGGCCTTCCACCAGGGCCAGCGGCTCCCCGCACGTCAGGCGCTGGAGCGCGCGGGCCTCCAGCCCGTCATCCTCGAGGCCAAGGAAGGCCTGGCGCTGGTCAACGGCACCCAGGCCATGTGCGCGGTGGGAACGCTCCTCCAGCTTCGCGCCGAGTCCCTCGCCTCGCTCGCGGACGTCGCCGGCGCCATGACGCTGGAGGGCCTGCTCGGCAGCCACAAGCCCTTCATCCCCGAGATTCACGATGTCCGCGCCCATCCCGGCCAGAAGGACTGCGCGGCGCACCTGCGGCGCATCCTGAAGAACAGCGAGTTGGTGGAGACGCACGTCAACTGCAGCAAGGTGCAGGACCCGTACTCGCTGCGCTGCATGCCGCAGGTGCATGGCGCGGCGCGCGAGGGCCTGTCCTTCGCCCGGCGCATCCTCGAGGTGGAGGTCAACAGCGCCACGGACAACCCGCTCGTCTTCACGGAGACGGAGCGCATCGTCTCCGGCGGAAACTTCCACGGTCAGCCCATCTCGCTGGCGATGGACGTGGTGGCCATGGCGCTCACCCAGCTGTCCTCCATCAGCGAGCGGCGCGTGGAGCAGTTGGTGAACCCGGCGCTGTCGGGCCTGCCCGCGTTCCTCGCGAAGAACTCCGGGTTGAACTCGGGCTTCATGATTGCGCAGGTGACCAGCGCGGCGCTCGTGGCCGAGTCGCGCGTGCTCAGCCACCCCGCCTCGGTGGACTCGATTCCGTCGTCCGCGGGCCGCGAGGACCATGTGTCCATGGGCATGACGGCGGCGCTCAAGGGGCGGCAGGTGAGTGACTTCACCCGCTCGTGCCTCGCCATCGAGATGCTGGTGGCGGCGCAGGCCCTGGACTTCCGCCTGCCGGTGAAGCCTGGCAAGGGCGCGCTGGCCGCGTACGAGCTCATCCGCTCGAAGGTGCCGCACATGGACCGCGACCGCGAGCTGCACAAGGACATCGAGGCTGTCAGCCAGCTCGTCGACTCGGGCGCCATCATCGAGGCCGTGCGCTCGGCCACCGCCTGA